The candidate division WOR-3 bacterium genome includes a window with the following:
- a CDS encoding metal-dependent transcriptional regulator has product MLVKNNTGRFRSSLGESGEDYLEAILLLGAEKSPVRVKDIARFLGVSRPSVVNALSQLKTRGLVRHEHYGGVELTDTGRHYAAAIYRRHLLLEQFLRQVLGVSAEIAAQDACRLEHALSPQTAQRLMGFIRRLGVR; this is encoded by the coding sequence ATGTTAGTTAAGAATAACACTGGTCGTTTTCGGTCCTCTTTGGGCGAAAGCGGAGAGGATTACCTCGAAGCCATCCTTTTGCTCGGTGCCGAAAAAAGTCCGGTTCGAGTAAAGGATATCGCCCGTTTCTTAGGAGTGAGCCGGCCCTCTGTCGTCAATGCCCTGAGCCAGCTGAAAACCCGGGGACTGGTGCGGCACGAGCACTATGGTGGTGTCGAACTAACTGATACCGGACGGCACTACGCCGCGGCAATTTATCGTCGTCATCTCCTTCTGGAACAGTTCCTGCGGCAGGTTCTCGGTGTCAGTGCTGAAATTGCCGCCCAGGACGCCTGCCGTTTAGAGCACGCCCTCTCGCCGCAAACCGCGCAGCGCCTGATGGGATTTATCCGCCGACTCGGAGTCCGATGA
- a CDS encoding DUF2007 domain-containing protein, whose amino-acid sequence MALIAVYRAENEFMANTIKDLLENNGIPAMIHSFQIPAYDGIAQVMRPAWGEVLVREEDSAPAKDLIQGFLAAGEHPESNTPPETPNDD is encoded by the coding sequence ATGGCTTTAATTGCGGTCTACCGTGCGGAAAATGAGTTTATGGCGAATACCATTAAAGACCTTTTGGAAAACAATGGTATTCCGGCGATGATTCACTCCTTCCAGATTCCGGCTTATGACGGCATCGCTCAGGTGATGCGGCCCGCCTGGGGCGAAGTTCTAGTCCGAGAAGAGGATTCAGCACCGGCAAAAGACCTCATTCAAGGTTTTCTCGCTGCGGGCGAACATCCTGAATCAAACACTCCTCCTGAGACCCCGAACGATGATTAA
- a CDS encoding OmpA family protein, whose amino-acid sequence MKFYKSVFILTCLTTALLGYTGIGGGKGLFRVQDAQTEDAGLNIALHLLGRNPSYYDGAQSNKGYIADLIAPTFHYTPISTRYVGAEIFTTWGGIFQYAKIGEKSYDFGLHDLKAGAKLSIPYLPVLKLGGTVSYTFKFRAQPESPYYWTDTSAVAYDTLSWAGLATLRFQDLLPAAPNLIFNYGKSGSWTNYGTGIELAAEGLALFAELTSRQPETSTGIFDTDNGIVRLTPGVTFGSPRGFALSLGYTFSLSESIPNEVIFGMNIATPFFRKAPVVYGMLNARVIDASTQNPLAATVEFPDNPKLKPLVADSSGLVSLKKLPVGVLKVKVTAEGYRPLETFVNIETKPAGPIQFELHPLVTYGILAGTVTDARTGKPVAASITFTEADLGTIAVEPTTGAFRKDNIPVGTYTLTAKADGYFPATATVKIEENRVTNQPFILTPLAVKSIITGVVTDRGTSKPLPAKVTFKNAADGTVFTEVNNDPSTGVYSTELPAGPYAVVVQSEGYINQTAALVVEEGKPAKHDFALVKVGTTVTLKGVYFDFNKATLKFPESQEALQAAYQILKDNPTIKVEIQGHTDNVGSDEYNQKLSEQRAWAVVNYLVQQMGIDASRLIARGYGESMPKASNDTPEGRALNRRVEFVVIGEIENR is encoded by the coding sequence ATGAAATTTTACAAAAGTGTCTTTATATTAACCTGTCTAACAACTGCGCTCTTAGGCTACACCGGAATCGGTGGTGGCAAAGGGTTGTTCCGGGTTCAGGATGCCCAGACCGAAGATGCAGGTTTAAACATCGCCCTTCATCTCCTGGGCCGGAACCCATCCTATTACGATGGCGCACAGTCCAACAAGGGCTACATTGCGGACCTTATCGCCCCAACATTCCACTACACCCCAATCTCAACCCGCTATGTCGGCGCCGAAATCTTCACCACCTGGGGTGGCATCTTTCAGTATGCTAAAATCGGGGAAAAATCCTATGACTTTGGACTCCACGACCTCAAAGCCGGTGCAAAACTGTCAATCCCGTATTTGCCGGTCTTGAAACTGGGCGGCACCGTATCCTACACCTTCAAGTTTCGAGCTCAACCCGAATCACCTTATTACTGGACGGACACTTCAGCTGTTGCTTACGACACCTTGTCCTGGGCAGGGCTGGCAACACTTCGGTTTCAGGACCTCCTTCCCGCCGCACCAAACCTGATTTTCAACTATGGCAAATCCGGCTCCTGGACAAATTACGGCACCGGCATCGAACTGGCAGCCGAAGGTCTGGCACTGTTTGCCGAACTCACCTCCCGCCAACCTGAAACCTCCACCGGTATTTTTGACACCGACAATGGCATCGTGCGTCTGACACCCGGAGTCACCTTTGGCTCACCGCGCGGCTTTGCCTTATCACTGGGCTACACCTTCAGTTTGAGTGAAAGTATTCCCAACGAGGTGATTTTCGGGATGAACATCGCCACCCCCTTCTTCCGTAAAGCGCCGGTTGTTTACGGAATGCTCAACGCCCGGGTTATTGACGCCTCAACCCAGAACCCACTCGCCGCAACCGTTGAATTCCCGGACAACCCAAAATTAAAGCCCCTTGTTGCCGATTCCTCAGGACTTGTTTCCCTGAAAAAACTGCCGGTCGGTGTTCTTAAGGTCAAAGTAACCGCCGAAGGCTATCGGCCCCTTGAAACATTTGTCAACATCGAAACCAAACCAGCCGGTCCCATCCAGTTTGAACTCCATCCCCTTGTTACCTACGGCATCCTTGCCGGCACCGTTACCGACGCTCGCACCGGGAAGCCTGTTGCCGCATCCATCACATTTACCGAAGCCGACCTCGGCACAATTGCCGTTGAGCCCACGACCGGCGCCTTCCGCAAAGACAACATTCCGGTTGGTACCTACACTCTTACCGCTAAAGCCGATGGCTATTTCCCCGCCACCGCGACGGTAAAGATTGAGGAAAATCGGGTAACGAACCAACCGTTCATCCTCACTCCACTTGCAGTAAAATCTATCATCACCGGTGTGGTAACCGACCGGGGCACGAGCAAACCACTGCCAGCAAAGGTTACTTTCAAAAACGCCGCCGATGGTACGGTGTTCACCGAGGTCAACAATGACCCGAGTACCGGTGTCTATTCCACCGAACTGCCCGCCGGACCATATGCGGTTGTCGTCCAATCTGAGGGCTACATCAACCAGACAGCGGCACTGGTAGTTGAAGAAGGCAAACCGGCAAAACACGATTTTGCCCTGGTCAAAGTCGGAACAACCGTAACTCTGAAAGGTGTTTACTTCGACTTCAACAAAGCGACCCTTAAATTCCCCGAATCCCAGGAAGCATTGCAGGCTGCCTATCAGATTCTAAAAGACAACCCGACCATCAAAGTGGAAATCCAGGGACATACCGATAATGTTGGCTCGGACGAGTACAACCAGAAACTGTCCGAACAGCGTGCCTGGGCGGTGGTAAACTACCTTGTTCAACAGATGGGAATTGATGCTTCCCGACTCATTGCCCGCGGTTATGGCGAAAGTATGCCCAAGGCTTCAAACGATACGCCGGAAGGCCGTGCCCTTAACCGCCGTGTTGAGTTTGTGGTGATTGGCGAAATCGAAAATAGATAA
- a CDS encoding ferrous iron transport protein A has translation MKRLSELAVGDWGVIQTVEGKPALRRRLETMGFVPGVRVRVSRCAPMGDPRAYELLGYCISLRQEEAELVIVEPIKTYRLSEAPPGRFRVIGISGGRGLVAKLARQGVVPDAVVVRKENGHTGPVTLEIQGRLLQIGRGMAGRITVIAESDEVQTTD, from the coding sequence ATGAAAAGACTGAGCGAACTTGCCGTGGGCGACTGGGGCGTTATCCAAACGGTTGAAGGAAAACCGGCACTACGGCGCCGACTGGAAACGATGGGTTTTGTTCCCGGGGTTCGGGTCCGGGTTTCGCGCTGCGCACCAATGGGCGACCCGCGTGCTTACGAACTGCTGGGCTACTGTATCTCCCTGCGTCAGGAAGAAGCAGAACTGGTGATTGTGGAACCGATTAAAACCTATCGGTTAAGTGAAGCGCCACCGGGCCGATTCAGGGTTATCGGAATTTCCGGCGGTCGCGGGCTGGTTGCAAAACTTGCCCGTCAGGGGGTTGTGCCTGATGCGGTGGTGGTGCGGAAAGAGAACGGGCACACCGGTCCGGTCACACTGGAGATTCAGGGTCGGTTGCTGCAAATTGGTCGGGGAATGGCAGGTCGCATAACGGTAATCGCTGAGAGTGATGAAGTCCAAACGACCGATTAA
- a CDS encoding DUF2905 domain-containing protein, whose amino-acid sequence MINLQLLGRFFLLIGALFIIIGGALMLFGRIGIARLPGDIVIQRPNLTVYIPLASGILISLILTLLLNLIFWRGR is encoded by the coding sequence ATGATTAACCTTCAACTGCTCGGCAGGTTCTTTCTTTTAATCGGCGCTTTGTTCATCATCATCGGCGGCGCACTAATGCTTTTCGGCCGAATCGGCATCGCCCGATTGCCCGGAGACATTGTAATTCAGCGTCCTAATCTAACCGTTTACATCCCGCTCGCCTCCGGGATTCTCATCTCCCTTATCCTGACACTGCTTTTAAACCTCATTTTCTGGCGCGGACGATAA
- a CDS encoding pyruvate, phosphate dikinase codes for MMKKLVYRFGSGHADGTAKMKDILGGKGANLAEMTRLGMPVPPGFTIATPVCVYYMKHHRLPPGLKTQVSQGIKFLEKATGKKFGDPENPLLLSVRSGARASMPGMMDTVLNLGLNDVTVEGLGRITKNRRFALDAYRRLLEMFGDVVLKTGRDKFEAIVHQEQSAAPMPMDEETLIRVVTAFKEVIRQSTGAEFPQDPYEQLWRAIIAVLESWNNPRAQEYRRLYSIPDDWGTAVNIQAMVFGNVSEDSATGVAFTRDPATGEKKVYGEYLNNAQGEDIVAGIRTPLPVSSLAQTQPKVYQQLTKLLKRLECHYRDMMDVEWTLEKGKLWILQCRSGKRTPTAAVKIAVDMAKERLISRQDAILRIESEAVGALLHKTIAPGVKYDAVAKGIAASPGAAAGEIVLSAARARELAEQGKKVILVRHQTSADDVAGMAKAEGILTAAGGTTSHAAVVARGMGKPAVVGCGVLQIDYEKGTVRINTHELKEGDVITIDGSTGAVIIGTVPMQQPQLSEELNTLLGWADKMSRLRVRANADTPEDAARARQFGAQGIGLCRTEHMFFAPDRVGVMQEMILAADAAGRKQALDRLLPMQRDDFVHIFRVMDGFPVTIRTLDPPLHEFLPKDPERIAQLADRLGIAVEKIQEKIHLLEEQNPMLGFRGCRLGIIHPEITAMQARAIFEAASQVKSEGCRVHPEIMIPLVSDAEELARQRRLIEEIAAQVFAETGVPVDFSVGTMIEVPRAALLAQEIARAADFFSFGTNDLTQLTFAFSRDDYGKFFNEYQRLNIMKENPFDTLDQKGVGMLLKIAVQNGRKANPRLKIGICGEHGGDPATIQFCHKIGLDYVSCSPFRVPVARLVAAQSAISKGSERPGSGSV; via the coding sequence ATGATGAAAAAACTTGTTTATCGATTTGGGTCAGGACATGCCGATGGCACGGCAAAAATGAAAGACATCTTGGGCGGCAAAGGCGCCAACCTTGCCGAAATGACCCGATTGGGAATGCCGGTACCACCCGGTTTCACCATCGCCACACCGGTGTGTGTCTATTATATGAAACACCACCGACTGCCTCCCGGGTTAAAAACCCAGGTGTCGCAGGGTATTAAATTCCTTGAAAAGGCTACGGGCAAAAAGTTTGGTGACCCGGAAAACCCTCTTCTGTTATCGGTCCGTTCTGGGGCACGCGCTTCAATGCCCGGTATGATGGACACCGTCCTGAACTTAGGGCTAAACGATGTTACGGTAGAAGGACTCGGTCGGATTACTAAAAATCGTCGCTTTGCCCTTGACGCCTACCGGCGGTTACTCGAAATGTTTGGCGATGTCGTGTTAAAAACCGGTCGGGATAAGTTTGAAGCGATTGTCCACCAAGAGCAGTCTGCTGCTCCAATGCCCATGGACGAAGAAACCCTGATTCGGGTTGTTACCGCATTTAAAGAGGTCATCCGGCAATCAACCGGCGCGGAATTTCCTCAGGACCCGTATGAACAACTCTGGCGCGCAATTATCGCGGTGCTGGAATCCTGGAACAACCCGCGGGCTCAAGAGTATCGCAGGCTTTACTCCATACCGGACGACTGGGGAACCGCAGTCAACATTCAGGCAATGGTGTTCGGCAATGTAAGCGAAGATTCGGCGACCGGTGTTGCCTTCACCCGGGACCCGGCAACCGGCGAAAAGAAGGTTTACGGCGAGTACCTGAACAATGCCCAGGGTGAAGACATCGTTGCCGGCATCCGCACACCCTTACCTGTCTCATCCCTTGCGCAAACCCAGCCGAAAGTCTATCAACAACTAACAAAACTTCTTAAACGGCTGGAGTGCCATTACCGGGATATGATGGATGTTGAATGGACTCTGGAAAAGGGCAAACTGTGGATTCTCCAGTGCCGGAGTGGCAAACGAACACCAACCGCGGCGGTTAAAATTGCCGTTGATATGGCAAAAGAACGGCTTATCAGCCGCCAGGATGCCATCCTTCGGATCGAATCGGAAGCGGTGGGTGCCCTCCTCCACAAGACCATCGCTCCCGGGGTTAAATACGATGCGGTGGCAAAAGGTATAGCGGCTTCACCCGGCGCCGCTGCCGGCGAAATCGTATTAAGCGCCGCCCGGGCGCGGGAACTTGCCGAACAGGGCAAAAAGGTAATCCTCGTCCGGCATCAGACCTCAGCCGACGATGTCGCGGGAATGGCAAAAGCCGAAGGCATCCTCACAGCAGCCGGCGGTACCACATCGCACGCCGCAGTTGTTGCCCGGGGTATGGGTAAACCGGCGGTAGTTGGGTGCGGGGTCCTCCAGATTGACTATGAGAAAGGAACCGTCCGTATCAACACCCATGAATTGAAAGAGGGCGATGTTATCACCATTGACGGTTCAACCGGTGCGGTCATCATCGGCACCGTTCCGATGCAACAACCCCAGCTTTCTGAAGAGCTCAACACTTTACTCGGTTGGGCAGACAAAATGAGTCGCCTGCGCGTCCGGGCAAATGCCGACACACCCGAAGATGCCGCCCGGGCAAGACAGTTTGGTGCTCAGGGTATCGGCTTGTGTCGTACCGAGCATATGTTCTTTGCCCCGGACCGCGTTGGGGTGATGCAGGAGATGATTCTTGCCGCCGATGCTGCGGGCAGAAAACAGGCGCTCGACCGACTCCTGCCGATGCAGCGCGATGACTTTGTCCATATCTTCCGGGTGATGGATGGATTTCCGGTAACGATTCGCACCCTTGACCCACCGCTGCACGAATTCCTGCCCAAGGACCCCGAGCGTATCGCCCAGCTTGCCGACCGTTTGGGTATTGCGGTTGAGAAAATTCAGGAAAAAATCCATCTCCTTGAAGAGCAGAACCCGATGCTCGGTTTTCGTGGCTGTCGTCTGGGCATCATCCACCCGGAAATCACCGCGATGCAAGCCCGGGCGATATTTGAAGCCGCGAGCCAGGTAAAAAGCGAAGGCTGCCGGGTTCATCCGGAAATTATGATTCCCTTGGTCAGCGACGCCGAAGAGCTTGCCCGCCAGCGCCGTCTGATTGAAGAAATCGCTGCTCAGGTGTTTGCGGAAACCGGTGTGCCGGTTGACTTCTCGGTCGGTACAATGATTGAAGTACCGCGCGCCGCCCTTCTCGCCCAGGAGATTGCCCGCGCTGCCGACTTTTTCTCTTTCGGCACCAATGACCTTACCCAGTTGACCTTCGCCTTTTCCCGCGACGACTACGGCAAGTTTTTTAACGAATATCAACGCCTGAACATTATGAAGGAAAACCCGTTTGACACCCTGGACCAGAAAGGGGTCGGTATGCTCCTAAAAATTGCTGTCCAGAATGGGAGAAAGGCAAACCCCAGACTCAAAATCGGCATATGCGGCGAGCATGGTGGTGACCCGGCAACGATTCAATTCTGCCACAAAATCGGACTTGACTATGTATCCTGTTCACCTTTCCGTGTGCCGGTTGCCCGACTTGTTGCTGCCCAATCCGCAATCAGTAAAGGCTCCGAACGTCCCGGCTCAGGTTCCGTATGA
- a CDS encoding phosphoenolpyruvate carboxykinase (ATP) has translation MNPFHRQLEEVLNNHPGIQHNPARRQLIAEAVERREALVAKPGCLATWTPADSTGRSPQDTVTVLRPESEGKIDWSSPNNLPITPETFDMLFNDALARLATKPRLYQLDRAIGADSHYALPLRVITDRALHALFCDNMFLPIPPDINHSIFAQTPFTLIALPYDRLDSEKYSGRLRRLPKTGKTSTMAIAIDYDNHLGIVFGSAYCGTIKKLMFTVMNYLLPDYGILPLHCAANEGANGDVALFLGLSGTGKTSLSADPRRKLLGDDEHGWSDHGIANFENGCYAKLINLNPEKEPDIYHACFHEAPYLEHGAIIENVLVYPDGSFDLTDPRLTENSRGSYPLSFLKNIKTPAIGNNPETIIFLTADANGVLPPVARLTREQAMFWFLMGYTSKLAGTETGIVEPKSTFSRFFGQPFMPRKPEDYAYLLGEKLKRHNTRVYLVNTGWTGGPYGVGKRIDITLTREIVQAALAGILDSVHYETEPFFRLSIPVACPNVSDPKILNPKNTWDNKAAYEERAKKLVAEFQNHFHRAYEGRGLDPIICRQCPGS, from the coding sequence ATGAACCCATTTCATCGTCAGCTTGAAGAGGTCCTGAACAACCATCCCGGCATTCAGCACAATCCCGCCCGGCGCCAGTTAATCGCCGAAGCGGTTGAACGCCGTGAGGCGCTGGTCGCAAAACCGGGTTGTCTTGCCACCTGGACTCCTGCCGATTCTACGGGCCGTTCACCCCAGGACACCGTAACGGTTCTGCGCCCGGAGTCAGAAGGAAAAATTGACTGGTCCTCCCCGAACAACCTGCCGATAACACCGGAAACATTTGATATGCTTTTCAACGATGCGCTCGCCCGGCTCGCAACAAAACCCCGACTTTACCAGCTTGACCGGGCAATTGGTGCTGATAGCCATTATGCCCTGCCCCTGCGCGTCATCACCGACCGCGCCCTGCATGCTCTATTCTGCGACAATATGTTCCTGCCGATTCCGCCTGATATCAACCATTCCATATTTGCCCAAACACCATTTACCCTCATCGCCCTACCTTACGACCGCCTTGACTCGGAAAAGTACTCGGGCCGGTTGCGCCGCCTTCCCAAAACCGGCAAAACCAGCACAATGGCAATCGCGATTGATTACGACAACCACCTCGGGATTGTGTTCGGCTCTGCCTACTGCGGCACAATCAAAAAACTGATGTTCACGGTAATGAACTACCTGTTACCAGATTACGGTATCCTGCCCTTACACTGTGCGGCAAATGAGGGTGCCAACGGCGATGTCGCCCTGTTTTTGGGCCTTTCCGGTACCGGCAAAACCAGTCTATCAGCCGACCCCCGGCGTAAACTGTTAGGGGATGACGAACACGGCTGGTCCGACCATGGCATCGCCAACTTTGAAAACGGCTGCTATGCCAAACTCATCAACCTCAACCCGGAAAAAGAGCCAGACATCTACCACGCCTGCTTCCATGAAGCCCCCTACCTGGAACACGGGGCAATTATTGAAAATGTTCTCGTCTATCCGGACGGTAGCTTTGACCTTACTGACCCGCGCCTCACGGAAAACTCCCGCGGCTCCTATCCTCTCTCCTTTTTAAAGAACATTAAAACCCCGGCAATTGGTAATAACCCGGAAACCATCATCTTCCTCACCGCGGATGCCAATGGGGTCCTTCCCCCGGTTGCCAGACTTACGCGCGAACAGGCGATGTTCTGGTTTTTAATGGGTTACACATCAAAACTTGCCGGCACCGAAACCGGCATCGTTGAACCCAAAAGCACCTTCTCCCGTTTCTTTGGCCAGCCCTTTATGCCGCGCAAGCCCGAAGATTATGCCTACCTCTTAGGCGAAAAACTCAAACGCCACAACACCCGCGTCTACCTCGTTAACACCGGCTGGACCGGCGGTCCTTATGGAGTAGGCAAGAGGATTGACATCACCCTCACCCGCGAGATTGTTCAGGCCGCGCTCGCCGGCATCCTTGACAGCGTGCACTACGAGACCGAACCCTTCTTCCGGCTTTCAATCCCGGTCGCCTGTCCCAATGTCTCAGACCCCAAAATCCTCAATCCGAAAAACACCTGGGACAACAAAGCGGCATACGAAGAAAGGGCAAAAAAACTGGTCGCCGAATTCCAGAATCACTTCCATCGCGCCTACGAAGGCCGGGGTTTGGACCCGATAATCTGCCGGCAGTGTCCGGGTAGCTAA
- the feoB gene encoding ferrous iron transport protein B: MKSKRPIKIAIAGNPNSGKSTIFNALTGGAVAVGNWPGVTVEKHEGRSVYQGHEVTVVDLPGTYALDAWTIDERIARNFLISEKPDGVVAVVDASNLERNLYLVVQLLEMGAQVIVALNMMDIARAKGIEVDTEGLSRLLGVKVVPLVAARLEGVEQLKEAIHNLSREEKKSKPLRIDYGEEIERDVARIMSALPATVPEDERRWQALKLLETGEAGTDTLPLADAALTQATRVASAFRAELTRRHRHDAQSAIIERRYGFIRGVLKECVHQTPKIQRSLELSEVIDSIVLNRVLGIPLFFLMMALTFFIVFALGTPLSQLLDRLFNLFARGVATLLSNLFVPEWFTSLIADGLITSIGAVLKFIPNIIILYIILALLEDSGYMARAAFLMDKFMHKMGLHGKSFIPLLLGFGCNVPAVLAARTLEARKDRILTILATPLISCSARLPIYILFASVFFSRARFLVVFSLYLLGVLIAVAIARLLRHLFFRQEDAPLIMELPPYHTPAWRTVLRPAWARTWLFIRRAGVVIAPAVVVVWLLGRLPWGVPNASAQSLLGKIGNLLAPLLKPAGFGYWWAAVALLAGVVAKEIVISTLATIHSSSPEGLTGALQSYFTPLSAYAFMVFSLLYFPCVATFAAIRRELGGRWAAFAALYTLLVSWLTATGIYQLGRTIL, encoded by the coding sequence ATGAAGTCCAAACGACCGATTAAAATCGCCATCGCCGGCAACCCCAACTCCGGCAAAAGTACCATTTTCAACGCCCTCACGGGCGGCGCCGTGGCGGTTGGCAACTGGCCCGGGGTCACGGTGGAGAAGCATGAAGGACGCTCGGTCTATCAGGGTCATGAGGTCACGGTTGTTGACCTGCCCGGCACTTATGCCCTTGACGCCTGGACGATTGACGAGCGCATTGCCCGTAACTTTCTCATCAGCGAAAAGCCGGATGGTGTTGTCGCGGTCGTTGATGCCTCAAACTTGGAGCGCAATCTCTATCTTGTTGTCCAGCTGCTGGAGATGGGCGCTCAGGTAATCGTCGCCCTGAATATGATGGACATTGCCCGGGCAAAAGGGATAGAAGTTGATACCGAAGGGCTGAGCCGGCTGCTGGGAGTTAAAGTTGTACCGCTTGTCGCCGCCCGGCTTGAAGGAGTTGAACAGTTGAAGGAGGCGATTCACAATCTGAGCCGGGAAGAAAAAAAATCCAAACCCTTGCGCATTGATTACGGCGAAGAGATTGAGCGCGATGTCGCCCGGATAATGAGTGCATTACCGGCGACGGTTCCGGAAGATGAGCGCCGCTGGCAGGCGCTGAAACTGCTGGAAACTGGAGAAGCGGGGACTGATACATTACCGCTGGCTGATGCCGCCCTGACCCAGGCAACCCGCGTCGCGTCCGCCTTTCGCGCCGAATTAACCCGGCGCCACCGGCACGACGCCCAGAGCGCCATCATTGAACGGCGCTACGGTTTCATCCGGGGGGTATTGAAAGAGTGCGTTCACCAGACACCAAAAATCCAGCGCTCGCTGGAACTGTCCGAAGTGATCGACTCCATCGTACTCAACCGCGTCCTGGGCATCCCGCTCTTCTTTTTAATGATGGCGTTAACCTTCTTTATTGTCTTTGCCCTCGGGACACCTTTAAGCCAGCTCCTTGACAGATTATTTAACCTGTTTGCCCGCGGTGTCGCAACCCTCCTCAGCAACCTCTTCGTCCCCGAATGGTTTACTTCGCTGATCGCCGATGGGCTCATCACCAGCATCGGCGCGGTTCTGAAATTTATTCCCAACATAATCATCCTCTACATTATCCTTGCCCTGCTTGAAGACTCCGGTTATATGGCGCGGGCGGCGTTTCTTATGGACAAATTTATGCACAAGATGGGCTTGCACGGTAAATCGTTCATTCCTTTACTTTTAGGCTTTGGCTGCAATGTGCCGGCGGTTCTTGCCGCCCGGACGCTCGAAGCGCGCAAAGACCGCATCCTCACCATCCTGGCAACCCCGCTAATCTCCTGCTCGGCGCGATTGCCCATTTACATCCTGTTTGCCAGTGTTTTCTTCAGCCGGGCACGATTTCTTGTCGTCTTTTCCCTTTACCTCCTGGGCGTACTCATCGCGGTTGCCATCGCCCGGCTTCTGCGGCATCTCTTCTTCCGCCAAGAAGATGCCCCATTGATTATGGAATTGCCACCCTATCACACGCCTGCCTGGCGCACCGTTCTCCGTCCCGCCTGGGCGCGAACCTGGCTGTTCATCCGGCGCGCCGGCGTGGTGATTGCACCGGCAGTGGTTGTTGTCTGGCTTTTGGGCAGATTACCCTGGGGAGTGCCAAACGCCTCAGCCCAGAGTCTATTAGGAAAAATTGGCAATCTGCTTGCGCCGCTGTTGAAACCCGCGGGATTCGGGTACTGGTGGGCAGCGGTGGCGCTCCTTGCCGGTGTTGTGGCAAAAGAGATTGTCATCAGTACCCTCGCCACTATCCACAGCAGTAGCCCGGAAGGGTTAACCGGCGCACTCCAGTCATACTTCACACCGCTTTCCGCCTACGCCTTTATGGTTTTTTCCCTTTTGTACTTTCCCTGCGTTGCCACCTTTGCAGCGATTCGGCGCGAACTGGGCGGACGCTGGGCGGCTTTTGCCGCACTCTACACCCTTCTCGTCTCGTGGCTCACCGCCACCGGCATCTACCAATTAGGCAGGACCATTTTATGA